In one Aminivibrio pyruvatiphilus genomic region, the following are encoded:
- the cas3 gene encoding CRISPR-associated helicase Cas3': MRHLRAGRVGAQAVAVLAKKSILINGRIQEKTLRQHTMDVLSAFTALFGDEQKPAPFAEHWFRFFRIPDGDRMSFFQCTKAAVILHDVGKSNNHFQEAVKGGGGQSLRHEFLGGWLMGFESFRNLLEHVDSADFQIIRASVMGHHLKLRRGIMETADWDRPYITLCPEGIQELFDLFASEFSLGSASQIQSPSHISLHALSDDFDSIESDLELSFEGDTRRIRLLRAVRTALILADAAGSGLARERDQTVFIPVEQWIADAFNDSRVLSGNRIEDMIIAPRRKQIEAGQKKTFSFSTFQVEAARLSDRALLLASCGSGKTLAAWKWGTGVASRRTINRFIFLYPTRATATEGFKDYVAWAPETDGALLHGTSAYELQDMFDNPDSRSGKDFLSNDRLFAVGFWQKRLFSATVDQFLGFMGHDYRSSCLLPLLAESAIVFDEVHSFDARLFSALLGFLREFDVPVLCMTASLPPNRLKQLQEAGLEIFPPEPASFPDFFEKSSAPRYTIRRCTRESAKKEATDTLGRGEKILWVVNTVKRCQTLAEELSSMVPEARIICYHSRFRLKDRQERHKELIAAFRENGPMIALTTQVCEMSLDLSAALLVSEFAPLTSLIQRMGRCNRKLELEGYGRVLLYSPEKELPYSKDEMANVEAFIGDLDGKTVSQADLQQLLERFSPETREMEKLLPFLADEGFAFSAGDGIRDIDGHSVTAILECDAGNYWNLRRNAQPVDGLILPAPFKCTEKGKGLPPYLRVAKGDYSEKLGLLC; encoded by the coding sequence GTGCGGCATCTTCGTGCCGGCAGAGTAGGAGCACAAGCTGTGGCTGTTCTCGCAAAGAAAAGCATTCTCATCAATGGGCGAATACAGGAAAAGACGCTCAGGCAGCATACGATGGACGTGCTTTCGGCGTTCACGGCTCTTTTCGGAGATGAACAAAAGCCCGCACCGTTCGCTGAACACTGGTTCCGGTTCTTCCGGATCCCGGATGGGGATCGAATGTCTTTTTTTCAATGCACAAAAGCGGCGGTCATCCTCCACGACGTGGGGAAATCGAACAACCACTTCCAGGAAGCGGTGAAAGGAGGCGGAGGTCAGTCTCTCCGGCACGAATTTCTTGGAGGATGGCTGATGGGCTTCGAATCCTTCAGGAATCTGCTCGAGCATGTCGATTCCGCAGATTTTCAGATTATCAGAGCTTCCGTCATGGGACACCACCTGAAACTGAGGAGAGGGATCATGGAAACGGCCGACTGGGATAGGCCTTACATTACCCTGTGTCCCGAAGGAATTCAGGAGCTTTTCGATCTCTTCGCCTCAGAGTTTTCACTCGGCTCTGCTTCCCAAATCCAAAGCCCTTCGCACATTTCCCTTCATGCCCTTTCGGACGATTTTGACTCTATCGAGTCCGACCTGGAACTCTCGTTTGAAGGGGATACAAGGCGTATCCGCCTTCTCCGGGCAGTCAGGACCGCACTCATTCTTGCCGACGCGGCCGGTTCAGGCCTTGCGAGAGAGAGGGACCAGACGGTTTTTATTCCGGTGGAACAGTGGATCGCGGACGCCTTCAACGATTCCCGCGTCCTGTCGGGGAACCGGATCGAAGACATGATCATCGCACCCCGTCGTAAACAAATCGAAGCCGGGCAAAAGAAGACCTTCTCCTTTTCCACCTTCCAGGTCGAAGCCGCCCGCCTCTCCGACCGCGCCCTTCTGCTCGCTTCGTGCGGCAGCGGGAAGACCCTGGCAGCCTGGAAATGGGGTACTGGTGTAGCTTCACGGCGAACAATCAACCGATTCATCTTTCTCTACCCGACCAGGGCTACCGCCACTGAAGGTTTCAAGGATTACGTCGCCTGGGCTCCGGAGACGGACGGCGCATTGCTCCACGGCACATCCGCCTATGAACTGCAGGATATGTTCGATAACCCTGACTCCCGTTCCGGGAAGGATTTCCTTTCCAACGACCGCCTCTTTGCCGTTGGATTCTGGCAGAAGCGCCTGTTCAGCGCCACGGTAGACCAGTTTCTCGGCTTCATGGGGCACGATTACCGTTCGTCGTGCCTCCTTCCTCTCCTTGCTGAAAGCGCCATTGTCTTTGATGAGGTCCATAGCTTTGATGCACGACTCTTCTCCGCTCTGCTCGGATTCCTCCGGGAATTCGATGTCCCGGTATTGTGCATGACCGCCAGCCTCCCTCCAAACCGCCTGAAGCAGCTGCAGGAGGCCGGCCTGGAGATATTCCCCCCCGAGCCGGCGTCCTTCCCCGATTTTTTTGAGAAATCATCGGCGCCCCGATACACGATCCGCCGCTGTACCAGGGAGTCCGCCAAAAAGGAAGCAACAGACACCCTGGGCAGAGGCGAGAAAATCCTCTGGGTGGTCAATACGGTCAAGCGATGCCAAACCCTCGCCGAAGAGCTATCTTCCATGGTTCCGGAAGCGCGGATAATTTGCTACCACAGCCGCTTCCGCCTTAAAGACAGGCAGGAGAGGCACAAAGAACTGATTGCGGCTTTCCGGGAGAATGGCCCCATGATCGCCCTCACCACCCAGGTATGCGAGATGAGCCTCGACCTGAGCGCAGCGCTCCTGGTTTCAGAATTCGCTCCCCTGACTTCCCTTATCCAGAGAATGGGGCGGTGCAACCGGAAACTGGAACTTGAAGGATACGGTCGGGTGCTCCTGTACTCCCCCGAAAAGGAGCTTCCGTACTCAAAAGACGAGATGGCAAACGTGGAGGCGTTCATCGGCGATTTGGACGGCAAAACAGTCAGCCAGGCAGACCTTCAGCAGCTCCTTGAAAGATTTTCGCCGGAAACGCGGGAAATGGAAAAACTGCTGCCGTTTCTCGCAGATGAAGGATTTGCCTTCTCTGCAGGAGACGGAATCCGTGATATTGACGGACACAGTGTTACAGCAATACTGGAATGCGATGCAGGAAACTATTGGAACCTTCGCAGAAACGCGCAGCCGGTGGATGGACTCATTCTCCCCGCCCCATTCAAGTGCACCGAAAAGGGCAAGGGGCTTCCGCCGTATCTCCGCGTCGCAAAAGGAGACTACAGCGAAAAACTGGGACTGCTCTGCTGA
- the cas6 gene encoding type I-MYXAN CRISPR-associated protein Cas6/Cmx6, translated as MFALSGNKIPADHGYFLHSALSGIFPVLHNMKQRGNTGVHPIYGIPCGNRMLALGGKSRLILRIPADKVADYLELCGRQLEIGSEVISVETPSSRKLRPAAALKSRLVTIKGFTSPHEFLDAAHRQLQELNIRGKTHLIPRKDSLASEGRSDNRETSPFIKRTISIKGKSIVGFALVVTDLTADESLLLQISGLGGRRTMGCGIFVPAE; from the coding sequence GTGTTTGCGCTCTCAGGCAATAAAATTCCCGCTGATCACGGATATTTTCTGCATTCTGCCCTCTCCGGCATCTTCCCTGTCCTCCACAACATGAAACAACGCGGCAACACAGGAGTTCACCCGATTTACGGCATTCCCTGCGGCAACAGAATGCTGGCCTTGGGCGGCAAGAGCAGGCTGATTCTCAGGATCCCGGCAGACAAAGTGGCTGATTACCTGGAACTCTGCGGCAGACAACTCGAAATCGGCAGCGAGGTTATTTCTGTTGAGACCCCATCTTCCCGTAAACTCAGGCCTGCCGCAGCCTTGAAAAGCCGCCTCGTGACCATCAAGGGATTCACCTCTCCCCATGAATTCCTTGATGCCGCACACAGACAGCTTCAGGAATTGAATATCCGGGGCAAAACACACCTCATCCCCCGTAAAGACAGTCTCGCATCTGAAGGCAGATCGGACAACCGCGAAACATCCCCTTTTATAAAGCGTACTATTTCGATTAAAGGAAAGAGCATCGTGGGCTTTGCTCTTGTCGTCACCGATCTCACCGCCGACGAGTCCCTCCTGTTGCAAATTTCGGGGCTCGGAGGCCGGAGAACTATGGGGTGCGGCATCTTCGTGCCGGCAGAGTAG
- a CDS encoding ABC transporter ATP-binding protein — MTTLLDIRNLSAVFPGRRRREPVRALSGLTLTLERGESLSVIGESGSGKTTLMRCILGHVPPSEGSITLFGQDTASADGEQMTALRRRCAMVSQDPYGSLPPTLTVLGAAMEPWLLVRGKHAAKEGEERARNLLGELGLRDEAILSSRVRLSLSGGQRQRVAIARALILDPELLLCDEPTSMQDASTRGEIIEILAKRQKSGMSMIFVTHDLFLARKAAPRGMVLHRGTMVEEGLCRDILSAPKHPYTRALVAALPRLISPRIP; from the coding sequence ATGACAACCCTGCTGGACATCAGGAACCTCTCGGCGGTCTTTCCCGGCAGGAGGCGGCGGGAACCCGTAAGGGCCCTCTCCGGCCTCACCCTCACGCTGGAAAGGGGAGAAAGCCTTTCCGTCATCGGCGAATCGGGCAGCGGCAAGACCACCCTCATGCGGTGCATCCTCGGCCACGTTCCCCCGTCGGAGGGATCCATCACCCTCTTCGGGCAGGACACGGCTTCGGCGGACGGGGAGCAAATGACCGCCCTCCGGCGGCGGTGCGCCATGGTCTCCCAGGACCCCTACGGCTCCCTCCCTCCCACGCTCACGGTCCTCGGGGCGGCAATGGAACCCTGGCTCCTCGTCAGGGGAAAACATGCCGCGAAAGAAGGGGAAGAACGGGCCCGGAACCTTCTTGGAGAACTCGGGCTCCGGGACGAGGCCATCCTCTCCTCCCGGGTGCGCCTCTCCCTCTCGGGGGGCCAGCGCCAGCGGGTGGCCATCGCCAGGGCGCTGATCCTCGACCCCGAACTCCTTCTCTGCGACGAACCCACCAGCATGCAGGACGCCTCCACCAGGGGGGAGATCATCGAAATCCTCGCAAAGCGCCAGAAGTCAGGCATGTCCATGATCTTCGTCACCCACGACCTCTTCCTCGCCCGGAAGGCCGCGCCCAGGGGCATGGTCCTCCACAGGGGGACGATGGTGGAGGAAGGCCTGTGCCGGGACATCCTCTCCGCCCCGAAGCACCCCTACACCCGGGCTCTTGTGGCCGCGCTGCCGCGGCTGATCTCTCCCCGCATCCCCTGA
- a CDS encoding ABC transporter ATP-binding protein yields the protein MIDIRNLSVTYGRMTSEGRGSQAAAVKNVSMTIRKGLFSALAGESGSGKSTVLMAIPGLLPPGTAVSGEILLDGKNLLALPENELNRIRWRRIAIVPQGAMNSFTPVLTVGRHVEEVLSVHLGLSRKEALDRLTPLFALAGLDGELARRYPHELSGGQKQRAAIALALACSPDYLLCDEPTTALDVITQRGIIVTLKNLVDEKGLGLLLISHDLPLAASVADRLHILKDGELAEEGDPAEITARPRNPHTRALVKALLDLEEGS from the coding sequence GTGATCGACATACGGAATCTCTCCGTCACCTACGGCCGGATGACCTCCGAAGGAAGGGGAAGCCAGGCCGCCGCTGTGAAAAACGTCTCCATGACCATCAGGAAAGGACTGTTCTCCGCCCTCGCCGGCGAATCGGGGAGCGGCAAGAGCACGGTGCTCATGGCCATCCCGGGGCTGCTTCCCCCGGGGACCGCCGTTTCCGGGGAAATCCTCCTGGACGGGAAAAACCTCCTCGCCCTGCCCGAGAATGAACTGAACCGCATCCGGTGGCGGAGGATCGCCATCGTCCCCCAGGGGGCCATGAACTCCTTCACCCCTGTGCTCACCGTGGGCCGCCACGTGGAGGAAGTGCTTTCCGTCCACCTGGGGCTCTCCCGGAAGGAGGCCCTGGACCGACTCACCCCCCTCTTCGCCCTGGCCGGTCTGGACGGGGAACTGGCCCGACGGTACCCCCACGAACTTTCGGGAGGCCAGAAGCAGCGGGCGGCCATTGCTCTCGCCCTGGCCTGCTCTCCGGACTACCTTCTCTGCGACGAACCCACCACGGCCCTGGACGTGATCACCCAGCGGGGGATCATCGTCACCCTGAAAAATCTCGTGGATGAAAAGGGGCTCGGACTCCTCCTCATCTCCCACGACCTTCCCCTTGCGGCCTCCGTCGCAGACAGGCTGCACATACTGAAGGACGGAGAGCTGGCGGAGGAGGGAGATCCCGCCGAGATCACCGCCAGGCCCCGGAATCCCCACACCCGGGCCCTCGTGAAGGCCCTGCTGGACCTGGAGGAAGGATCATGA
- a CDS encoding ABC transporter permease — protein MKGLLKRWSFWCLLVLAALALFGTRLFDALPEAEVAAPFSKPLWLDRSLPPTMDLELSGGHSAAELDWVFGAPSRFSLRVETALPAPSRFVEWTIPGGKTFRLTPLNRGVELDGRDIAFKRSLGLPPFGDASSALFPERGTYRIGLSGEGEWEGSVKIRLEGGRWGLLGTDQRGRDIAALFVAGIRVSLLVGIFATLLATFLGTSLGLAAGYRGGWTDAVIMRAVDLLLSIPLLPILMALAALWGKGLWQLILILSVFSWMGTARTVRALTLTLRDAQYIEDLRGLGAPAGYILRRHLLPETLPVLLATMTLGVPGAILSEAGLSFLGLSDPRVISWGRMLHEAQSFGAFTAGAWWMLLPPGLGITLLCLVFLDLGKYLEERVDPRLRGGNVL, from the coding sequence ATGAAGGGGCTGCTGAAACGGTGGAGCTTCTGGTGCCTTCTCGTCCTCGCGGCACTGGCCCTGTTCGGGACCCGGCTCTTTGACGCCCTCCCGGAAGCGGAGGTGGCGGCCCCCTTCTCGAAGCCCCTGTGGCTGGACCGCTCCCTTCCCCCCACCATGGACCTGGAACTTTCGGGCGGCCACTCCGCCGCGGAGCTGGATTGGGTCTTCGGTGCCCCTTCCCGCTTCTCCCTCCGGGTCGAAACGGCCCTTCCCGCCCCGTCCCGGTTCGTGGAATGGACCATCCCCGGCGGAAAGACCTTCCGCCTCACCCCCCTCAACAGGGGGGTGGAACTCGACGGGCGGGACATCGCCTTCAAGCGCTCCCTCGGACTGCCTCCCTTCGGGGACGCCTCCTCCGCCCTCTTTCCCGAAAGGGGAACCTACAGGATCGGGCTGTCCGGCGAAGGGGAATGGGAGGGCTCGGTGAAAATACGCCTTGAAGGGGGACGATGGGGCCTCCTCGGAACGGACCAGCGGGGCAGGGACATCGCCGCCCTCTTCGTGGCCGGAATCAGGGTCTCCCTCCTGGTGGGCATCTTCGCCACCCTCCTGGCCACCTTCCTCGGAACTTCCCTCGGCCTCGCAGCGGGCTACCGGGGAGGATGGACCGACGCCGTGATCATGAGGGCGGTGGACCTGCTGCTCTCCATCCCCCTGCTTCCCATCCTCATGGCCCTCGCCGCCCTCTGGGGAAAGGGGCTCTGGCAGCTCATCCTCATCCTGTCCGTCTTCTCGTGGATGGGCACCGCCCGGACCGTCCGGGCCCTGACCCTGACCCTCCGGGACGCCCAGTACATCGAGGACCTACGGGGACTGGGAGCCCCCGCTGGCTATATCCTCCGGCGCCACCTTCTGCCGGAGACCCTGCCCGTGCTGCTGGCCACCATGACCCTGGGCGTTCCCGGGGCTATTCTCTCCGAGGCGGGGCTCTCCTTCCTCGGCCTCTCGGACCCCAGGGTGATCTCCTGGGGAAGGATGCTCCACGAAGCCCAGTCTTTCGGCGCCTTCACGGCAGGAGCGTGGTGGATGCTCCTACCCCCCGGCCTCGGCATCACCCTCCTCTGCCTCGTCTTTCTGGACCTTGGAAAATACCTTGAAGAGCGGGTCGACCCCCGCCTGAGAGGAGGAAATGTCCTGTGA
- a CDS encoding ABC transporter permease, translating to MSGYWARRTGSALLVLGLVLVLNFVLFRMMPGDPVASIIDPNFSPEAKARLSEVYGLDRPLPVQFLRYVRSTLTFDFGISFLTGRPVVEELKSRLPNTVMLLGTSLVLSSLIGTWLGMKAALKRGSLLEKCVLWSGALSFSFPSFFVQLVLLMAFAAALPLFPLRGTLSVPPPAGGLPLLLDYLWHMALPVFSLVLLGFGGWALYVRNLMVKILGEDFILLARARGLPERNIILGHAFRTLLPPLLTIFLLSLPGIVSGAVITETVFSLHGVGRFLLEAVTGHDYPAAGASFFLLALLTVSCNLLSDLLYGLTDPRVRMERGGGR from the coding sequence GTGAGCGGCTACTGGGCACGACGGACGGGGAGCGCTCTGCTGGTCCTCGGGCTGGTGCTGGTCCTCAATTTCGTCCTGTTCCGCATGATGCCGGGAGACCCCGTGGCCTCCATCATCGACCCGAACTTCTCTCCCGAGGCCAAGGCCCGGCTGAGCGAAGTCTACGGGCTCGACAGGCCCCTCCCCGTGCAGTTTCTCCGGTATGTCAGGTCCACTCTGACCTTCGACTTCGGCATCTCCTTCCTCACCGGCCGCCCCGTGGTGGAAGAGCTGAAATCCAGGCTGCCCAACACGGTAATGCTTCTCGGCACCAGCCTTGTGCTGTCCTCCCTTATCGGGACCTGGCTCGGCATGAAGGCCGCGCTGAAACGGGGAAGCCTCCTGGAAAAGTGCGTCCTCTGGAGCGGCGCCCTGTCCTTCTCCTTCCCCTCCTTCTTCGTCCAGCTCGTGCTCCTCATGGCCTTCGCCGCGGCCCTCCCTCTCTTTCCCCTGAGGGGAACCCTGTCGGTCCCTCCTCCTGCGGGGGGGCTTCCCCTGCTGCTCGACTACCTGTGGCACATGGCCCTGCCGGTGTTTTCCCTCGTCCTCCTCGGATTCGGAGGATGGGCCCTCTACGTGCGGAACCTCATGGTGAAGATTCTCGGCGAGGATTTCATCCTTCTCGCCCGCGCCAGGGGGCTTCCGGAACGGAACATCATCCTGGGGCACGCCTTCCGGACCCTGCTGCCGCCGCTCCTCACCATCTTCCTGCTCTCCCTTCCCGGGATCGTCTCCGGGGCCGTGATCACCGAAACGGTATTCTCCCTTCACGGGGTGGGACGGTTCCTCCTGGAGGCGGTGACCGGCCATGACTACCCCGCCGCAGGAGCGTCCTTCTTCCTGCTGGCCCTCCTCACGGTGAGCTGCAATCTTCTGTCGGACCTGCTCTACGGCCTCACCGACCCCCGGGTGCGCATGGAAAGGGGCGGCGGACGATGA
- a CDS encoding ABC transporter substrate-binding protein: protein MRKSLFALFLSAVLLALCSDPRAEASFDPEAFAGPKIQDLYLVIIRDPDAQLLALDRGKVDILGDLHRPVDVDALSKNPAVDLSLASGFHGFFLGFNVRTFPWNSLELRRSAWQALPRERMVRDLFAGYAEPLATFLPPVSPYFEPDVTAYPHDPEAAKKRLAGAGWTWGSDGVLVSPDGRKIPPQKLLCPTASTAPTTAEIAVRMAEALTAIGIPVQAEPMDFSTMISRLDERDFQMYVLAWQMTRDPDSLYAFYSSKMDIRGGYNMPGISDPALDEVLDRLRFAPDETAARAAASEAQKLLSDLVPVVPVYSRYTISAVSKQWKGTLVTDRVTADNTWSLLAMEPASGPMRPLYLVQADEPRALNPFTSSSAYDWQVLGLIYDSLIAVDPYTLETIPWLAESWTIGTEAGPAGPRTVLTFRLREGVEWHDGKPLTAADAAFTYETLKKNAVPRYFDNVDNIDTVETPDDRTLKVTMKNVSFWHLHRVGGISILPRHVIEKVNDWRSWLPASEKHPSDPGLTGIVGTGPFVFREYRPGEYVRLSGNERFWLGRKR from the coding sequence ATGAGAAAATCCCTTTTCGCCCTTTTTCTGTCAGCAGTCCTCCTTGCCCTCTGTTCCGACCCCCGGGCGGAAGCCTCTTTCGACCCGGAAGCCTTCGCCGGACCGAAAATACAGGACCTCTACCTGGTGATCATCCGGGACCCGGATGCCCAGCTTCTGGCCCTGGACCGGGGAAAGGTCGACATCCTGGGGGATCTCCACCGTCCGGTGGACGTGGACGCCCTTTCCAAAAACCCCGCCGTGGATCTCTCCCTCGCCTCGGGCTTCCACGGGTTCTTTCTCGGGTTCAACGTGCGGACCTTTCCGTGGAACAGTCTCGAACTGCGACGCAGCGCCTGGCAGGCTCTTCCCAGGGAGCGGATGGTCCGGGATCTCTTCGCCGGGTACGCCGAACCCCTTGCCACCTTCCTTCCTCCGGTGTCTCCCTACTTCGAGCCGGATGTGACGGCCTACCCCCACGATCCCGAAGCTGCAAAAAAGCGCCTTGCCGGCGCGGGATGGACATGGGGCTCCGACGGCGTTCTCGTCTCGCCCGACGGCAGAAAAATCCCTCCCCAGAAACTCCTCTGCCCCACGGCGTCCACGGCGCCCACCACGGCGGAGATCGCTGTGCGCATGGCCGAGGCCCTGACCGCCATAGGCATTCCGGTGCAGGCGGAGCCCATGGATTTCTCCACCATGATTTCCCGCCTGGACGAGCGGGATTTCCAGATGTACGTCCTGGCATGGCAGATGACCCGGGACCCCGACTCTCTCTACGCCTTCTACTCATCGAAGATGGACATACGGGGCGGATACAACATGCCCGGCATCTCCGACCCCGCCCTCGACGAGGTTCTGGACCGGCTCCGCTTCGCCCCCGACGAGACGGCGGCCCGGGCGGCCGCGTCGGAGGCCCAGAAGCTTCTCTCGGACCTCGTTCCGGTGGTCCCCGTCTACAGCCGGTACACCATCTCCGCCGTGTCGAAGCAGTGGAAGGGTACCCTGGTCACCGACAGGGTGACCGCGGACAACACGTGGAGCCTGCTGGCCATGGAGCCCGCGTCGGGCCCCATGAGGCCCCTCTATCTCGTCCAGGCGGACGAGCCGAGGGCGCTCAACCCCTTCACGTCCAGCTCCGCCTACGACTGGCAGGTCCTCGGCCTGATCTACGACTCCCTCATCGCCGTGGACCCCTACACCCTGGAGACCATCCCCTGGCTCGCCGAAAGCTGGACCATCGGGACGGAGGCGGGTCCGGCCGGCCCCCGCACGGTGCTCACCTTCCGCCTGAGGGAAGGGGTGGAGTGGCATGACGGCAAGCCCCTCACCGCCGCGGACGCCGCCTTCACCTACGAGACGCTCAAAAAGAACGCCGTTCCCCGGTATTTCGACAACGTGGACAATATCGACACCGTGGAAACCCCCGACGACCGCACTCTCAAAGTGACCATGAAAAACGTGAGTTTCTGGCACCTCCACAGGGTGGGGGGCATATCCATCCTCCCCCGGCACGTCATCGAAAAAGTGAACGACTGGAGAAGCTGGCTTCCCGCATCGGAAAAGCACCCCTCGGACCCCGGCCTGACAGGAATCGTCGGAACCGGTCCCTTCGTCTTCCGGGAGTACCGCCCCGGGGAATACGTCCGGCTGAGCGGGAACGAACGGTTCTGGCTCGGCAGGAAGAGGTGA
- a CDS encoding MBL fold metallo-hydrolase: MIKILSLAVLAVFLAAGGAFAAEAARVFEEDRFETSAGEVTITFIGHGTLMFSFGGRVLHVDPYSKIADYSALPKADAVLITHEHQDHLDREALKHIVTDETDIVLNGKSAEILGRGRALKNGESTELLGVKVEAVPAYNLVHKRDNGQPFHPKGEHNGYVLNFGDTRIYVAGDTENIPEMKDLKDIRIAFLPMNLPFTMTPEMAADGALSFRPKILYPYHFGQSDTGKLVELLKDSGIEVRIRKMGR; encoded by the coding sequence ATGATAAAAATCCTTTCACTCGCAGTTCTTGCGGTTTTCCTCGCTGCCGGAGGGGCGTTTGCAGCAGAAGCAGCCCGGGTGTTCGAGGAAGACCGGTTTGAAACCTCCGCCGGAGAGGTGACCATCACCTTTATCGGCCACGGAACCCTGATGTTCTCTTTCGGCGGCAGGGTGCTCCACGTGGACCCCTACAGCAAGATCGCCGACTATTCAGCCCTTCCGAAGGCGGACGCCGTGCTGATAACCCACGAGCACCAGGACCACCTGGACAGGGAAGCCCTGAAGCACATCGTCACCGATGAGACCGATATCGTGCTGAACGGAAAAAGCGCCGAAATTCTGGGCAGGGGAAGGGCTCTGAAAAACGGAGAGTCCACTGAACTGCTCGGCGTCAAAGTGGAAGCCGTTCCGGCCTACAACCTCGTTCACAAGCGGGACAACGGCCAGCCCTTCCATCCGAAGGGGGAGCACAACGGCTACGTTCTGAACTTCGGCGACACCCGGATCTACGTCGCGGGGGACACGGAGAACATACCCGAGATGAAGGATCTGAAGGATATCCGCATCGCTTTCCTTCCCATGAACCTTCCCTTCACCATGACGCCCGAAATGGCGGCGGACGGCGCCCTTTCTTTCCGGCCGAAAATCCTCTACCCCTATCACTTCGGGCAGTCGGACACCGGAAAACTTGTTGAACTGCTCAAGGACAGCGGCATCGAGGTCCGGATACGAAAAATGGGGAGATAG